The Natranaerobius trueperi genome segment ATTTAGTTCATTTCTTATTCTTTGTGATATTATTTTTTGTGATTTTAATGTGCCTCCTCCCCTATCATACAAAATATCTGGATATGGAAAGCTCTTTTCTTCAAACTTCTTAACATTTTTATTATAATGGGTACCATATATTCTTTGATTCTTAAAATCAACATCTTTAACTGAAAAAAAATATAAGATAGCGTTTGCCTCTTGATTGCCTTTCACCATTTCTATAAACCTAAAATGTATATGTTGTTTTTTTGCTTTTCTAACTCGTCCATTACTCACAAACACACCAATAACAGGTCCTAAGTGTATTTGATTATTATGAACGATCAAATTAGTTATAAGCTTATCACTAAGACCCATCTGTTGTGCTATATATTTTGGAATAAAGATTTTATTATCATCATTACCTTTACAACAAGTAACAGTTATTTTATTAATACTCACTTGAAAATCTATATGATTTGGATTATCTAAAAGCTTATATATTCTATGTGGCACCCAAAGAGTTTTAGAGGTATTTTGTATAATAGAAATAGTTACTTTAAATAGATTTTTCATAGTTCTCAACTCCTTCTTTCAAATTCTCATTACAGTGCTCTACTTTGTTAGTGGGGTATAGATAAGCGACTCCTTTCTAAATTATTTAGAAAGTTTACTTCACAATATGATTATAAATCTAAGGTGTTAATTAATAGGACATCTTCCTGACAAACAAAATATTATAAGAGTCTAAAAGACAAAAAAAGTGCAGCATTGCTACACCTTTTAATCTTAGTTATAATTTAGAGTTGTTACCACAGAGATATTTAGCATAATCAAATATTGCTTTATATTCTCTAGCTATCTCTGTACTTTCTAAGCCATAACCTTTTGATGGTTTTGTATTGACTTCTAATAACCATAGTTTTCCATTAATATCTATGGCAAAGTCTAACCCTAGTTCTCCAAAGTAACCGAATTCTTTATCAATATAATATGCACTTTTTGTTGCTAAACCCTCAATTTCTTCACTTGTTGGAATAGTATTATTAGTTATACTATACAATTTAGGGTATATTTTACTAAAATAAATTCTCTCACTACCTAGACTATAATTAGTTAATGTTTGTTCTTTTTTAAAAGCAATCCTAACATAATTTTTCATTACCTTCCATTGTCCTTTATTGTCTTTATTAAGTAATACTCTCAAATCAAAATTTCTATCTTGAAATTTCAATAATGTAATTCCTCGTTGTACTATAAACTTTCCTTCTTTAGCAAATTTATCAACTTGTTCTTTTAATTCTTCTTTAGAACTGACTTCAACTTCTCGTAATCCTTTAGAGTAGTAACTAAGTTTATATTTATTTTGTGAGTCAATTTTTTTTATAGACATCACTTGTTTACCCCTTTTACCATAAATAGCTTTTAAAAAAACAAAATTAAAACGTTTTAACATAGTTAAAATATCATTTATGCTTTTATAACGAACCGAATATGGTAAATGATTAGCTAATAGATCGTATTTTAACAGGTACTTATAAATTTTCCATTTACCAATGTGATCACGATTATTAATAAATTTTATATTTTCATTACTTTTTAATTCATTACGAATTATCTTGACTTTCTCCTTTTGACTTGTCGAAAAATCCGAGCCTCTATCATATACTACATTGGGTAAAGGTAACCAAACTTTAGTCCATCTGTTTAGTTTAGGCACATAAGTTATTCCGTTAACTCTTTTGTTTGGCCAATCGATACAATTAAATGTAAACAAATAACATAATAAAGATTTATAGGTACCAGCAATTAAATGAATGGGATCTGTAGTACTGTTATCATAAAACTTAAATCGTCTTGGTTTTACAAATATACCAATGACCGGACCTAATTTAATATTTTTTTCTTGTCTCCAAATATTAAGTGTCATGCCCTCAAAGTTACTAAACTCATCACTTGTAAATAAAGTATTAAAAATATCAGAACTAAGAAGAATTTTGCCATTACCCTCTTCGCTATGTTTACTAGGTTTTAGTATAATTTGTTTATTTAATACACCAAATTTTAGATGATAAATTTTATTATCTAAAAGATCTAAGGAATCGAATATTTTCCGAGAAATATAACAAATATCGCTTTTTTGACTATTATTTGGTATAATTTGTAATTTTGCCTTCATAAGAGTTCCCTCCCCAGAAAATGTGATTACTAGTACAATATAATATTAATATTTGAAAATAATAGTGTTTCGTTTTTTAATTTATAGATAAACAAATAAAAAAGCAGAAGTGAAATCACTTCTGCTCAGACTGTAGACAAATGGCCTTCTAAAATTGTTTTAGGAGGCCATTTTCTCTTCAAAATAACAATAATTTGGCGTAAAAAATAAAAAAACGAACTGCCCCTCTTCTTTTTCCAGGACCAGTTCGCTAACTTTTTCAAATTCATGGCAGCAAAAACAAGCATCGCTTGCGCTGCCACTTTACTCTTCCCACGAAGTGTGGTCCACCGCAAACCATGCTTTTCTTTTAAATCACCAAATACTCTCTCGATGGATTCTTTACGTTTTTCATAAATTTGTTTGTTATAATGTGTATGCCTTAGATGTTCTGCTTCATCTAAAGAATCTTGCCAGATATGCCTGGATATTACTTTTTGTTTATTTTGGCTTTGAGTACACTTATCTATATCAGGACAATTTTGACACACTTTGGGATCAGAGACATACTCTCTGTAACCTTCTCTATTAGTAGTACGATAATGTAATATATGCTCATGTGGACAAATATAGCAATCATAGTACTCATCGTACACATACTCATGTTTTCTAAAATATCCCTTCGGGGTTTGAGGACGTTTGTAAGGCATTACCGGATGAACATCTTCTTCAAAAAGAAAGTTCGCAATCGCAGGTGTTTTGTAACCTGCATCAACAGCTACTGTCTTGGGCTTTTTAACTCGCTCTTTAATCTTGTTAAACACATCAAAAAATACCTGACTGTCATGTACATTTGCAGCTTCTACAATACTACCTAGTACAAAGCCATTTCTATCACATGCAGTATGCCAGTTGTAAGCAAATAATCGTTCGCGCTCGTTCTTAACAAAGTAACCACTTTCCGGATCTGTTGTGCTTATTTTCCCCTCCCGAAACTCAGTTTTGTTTCGGGAGGGGAGAGGCTTTTTTCCGGATTTCTCTCGATCTATGTTTACTTCTTCATCTAATTTTTCTTGATATGCTCTGGTTTCGGTGCGAACTTTCTTTTTAATAAATTTCTTTTTGTTTGCATTTGCTTTTACATGTGTTGAGTCAATGAATACTTCTGAAGGATCTACAAACTCTCGATCTACTGCTTCTTTTAAGATACGATAAAATATCTGCTCAAAAACGTCTGTATCTCTAAACCTACGTTCATAGTTCTTTCCAAAAGTTGAAAAATGGGGTACCGGGTCATATAAACCTAAACCTAAAAACCAACGGTACGCTACATTGGTTTCAATCTCTTTTATGGTCTGTCTCATAGATCTTATCCCAAACAGATATTGAGTTAACACCATTTTTATTAAAACCACTGGATCTATGCTTGGACGACCTGTATCTTTCGAATAATAATCTTCAACTAAGTCATAGATAAAATCAAAATCGATGGCTTCATCTACTTTTCTTACTAAGTGATCGTTGGGTACTAAATCGTCCAGAATTACTATTTCTGCTGTTTTACGTTTCTCTCTTTCTTGCTTGTTTAGCACCTTTATCACCTCATGATATTTTTTCCGAAATTATTATTCTACAAAAAAAGCTTGTCGACCTGCCTATTCAATAGACTTTGTCGACAAGCTGAGCAGAAGTGAAATCACTTCTGCTAATT includes the following:
- a CDS encoding YheC/YheD family protein; the protein is MKAKLQIIPNNSQKSDICYISRKIFDSLDLLDNKIYHLKFGVLNKQIILKPSKHSEEGNGKILLSSDIFNTLFTSDEFSNFEGMTLNIWRQEKNIKLGPVIGIFVKPRRFKFYDNSTTDPIHLIAGTYKSLLCYLFTFNCIDWPNKRVNGITYVPKLNRWTKVWLPLPNVVYDRGSDFSTSQKEKVKIIRNELKSNENIKFINNRDHIGKWKIYKYLLKYDLLANHLPYSVRYKSINDILTMLKRFNFVFLKAIYGKRGKQVMSIKKIDSQNKYKLSYYSKGLREVEVSSKEELKEQVDKFAKEGKFIVQRGITLLKFQDRNFDLRVLLNKDNKGQWKVMKNYVRIAFKKEQTLTNYSLGSERIYFSKIYPKLYSITNNTIPTSEEIEGLATKSAYYIDKEFGYFGELGLDFAIDINGKLWLLEVNTKPSKGYGLESTEIAREYKAIFDYAKYLCGNNSKL